A stretch of DNA from Telopea speciosissima isolate NSW1024214 ecotype Mountain lineage chromosome 5, Tspe_v1, whole genome shotgun sequence:
TTCCTCCaaccttatttatttattacccATTGTTGGCTATGGATGCTATGATCAAGCCAAGATTTTGTTTTCGCTTAGTGATTGtttctccttttgttttatCTAGATTACCCATTGTTGGCTATGGATGCTATGATCAAGCCAAGATTTTGTTTTCGCTTAGTGATTGtttctccttttgttttatctttACTGTCTCCCCTGTTAATGTGGGGGAGTGCTTTTCTTatcaaattatttttaacaaaacaataaataaactCTTGGAACGTGAGGCCAAGTATGAGATGAAATCAAAGAATTGTTGTTTAAAAGGAGGCAAATGCCCACATTTGGATTCGAAACTCACATGGATATTCCGCAGCAGGAACTGATTATGATTCTGCAGAACAACCATCAAAATCAAGCCTCTTCTTCAGTACCTGCTGTTGCTGCTTCGAAGAAGATTCCGGCCAACCAAGATATCCTGGCCATCAAAGTCTTGCCTTTTCTTGAATACATCAACGAAATACTCCGGCTCTTAACCTTGGTCTTCTCTTTTAGCTACGGGGAGTACAACCTGGAAGAGGGCTACCAATACCCAAACCAGTCGATCGAATCCATAATGCTTCTAAAGCAATTAACGGATATATTGAATAACTCAGAAACTTTGAAGCACACGTTTGAAGTGTAGAGGAAGCTTGTGAAGGCCACGTTGCACGTGATTCGTACAATCGATAAGTTTAACGATCTGCAAGTGCAACGTCGTCAGTACCTCCATCCGGATGATCAATCTCCATTAATGTCATCCGTGGCCTCCGAGCAAATCCAAACAACGGTTCAGTGGATCGTCAGGAGCGTCATCGCATGCACGTTGGAAATGAGAAGCCTCATTGGCTTGCATCACAAGTATGTACGTCATTAATTGGTAATTGAGTAGATGCTGATCTTCTAGGCCTAACAATCTCTCCCTCGTGTTGGTCTTAGAGTCTAAAGGAGACGTTGACGTTTTAGGCTTAACAAACCCTTCCTTCATTTTAGCTGATAGTTTGTTGTCATTGACTAGATGGATCAAAGCCCACATGATAGCATGTGATGTGTGGAAGCCCATTATTAACAATCTCTCCCTCGTGTTGGTCTTAAAGTCTAAAGGAGACGTTGACGTTTTAGGCCTAACAAACCCTTCCTTCATTTTAACTGATAGTTTGTTGTCATTGACTAGATGGATCAAAGCCCACATGATAGCATGTGATGTGTGGAAGCCCATTATTAACAATCTCTCCCTCGTGTTGGTCTTAGAGTCTAAAGGAGACGTTGACGTTTTAAGCCTAACAAACCCTTCCTTCATTTTAACTGATAGTTTGTTGTCATTGACTAAATGGATCAAAGCCCACATGATAGCATGGGATGTGTGGAAGCCCATTATTACGAGGAAGTCGAGGTCTTTGAGTTTAAGTCTTCGGTTCAcatccaatttggatcctccaCGATGGGGAAGGTAGTGGCCATTGTGCTGCTTACACCCAGATAGGAGCGTGGATCCCATCCTAACAGGATGCTTAGGCagtgggtagggtggtcattttactCCTGTTTGGGTGTAGACTGCATAATGGCCGCTACTTGCCCGACCATAGAGGATTAGAATCAGGTTCACATCTCCCCTCCCTCCATGGAATAGGATAGAGTAGGAGTAggacctttaaaaaaaaaaaactgtaatcTCAGCCAACTACGACAATTGGAAATTGAAAATGATTGGAACAAACTTGGAAATGCATGTCTTAGTTAATTAATCATATTAGTTGGGAACTTTTGgagtttatttttttcattcaaaaccTTTCAAAAACAAACTTGATAATGGTGGGATCTTAGAAGATAATacccatttttattttattaataaattttaatatttaattaattgaCAATAAAATCCCTATAATGAAAGTTTCCAAGCTTGTTCCAATCAATCTGAGGCTATGACGAGGTGGATCATGCTGATGggttttaatttctttaatGGTACCAGGCCGGCACACTTATTGACCAATGAGACTTGGGAACTGTCCAACTTAACGGAGGTCCTCAATAAACAGCATGAATTACTTCGCAACCAATTTGACGTTTTCAATCAGCAATttataagtgatataatacgtTAATGGACAGGAATTAAGAAAGAAGAATtcaaatcctctccaatgataTTTAACCATCACACCCAatggatggtgggagatcgaccctggtggttaaatgtcattggagaggatctggactTGAGAGAACGCCATCCACCCGAACGTGATTCAAAAaaggtgtggtggtcatttcacatgtttCTGTCAAGACATAGAAGCAATGTGTATTACACGAGGaccgggtggcgttctctttcccatgaATTAATAGAAATGCTTTTCGATTGAATTTATGCAATTATTCTATATTTTGTTACGTTGctgttgatggtggtggtgatacagaagaggagaaaaaagcCTACAGTTATCAAATGCTTGGGCAACTCTTCAAAATGAGCCACAATGACAACATGAAGGTTCTAACTGCATTGATTCAATACGAATATGGTCTCTTGCCGCTTAAGAAAAACTGCAGCCAGACAGAGCATTATAAACTtgtgttttctctctctctctcttactctcaaCTAGCCACACTCAGGGATTGAGGGGGCCGATATCGATCCAGATTGGGCAATATCTGACTTAGATcggtcaaaaaagaaaaaaatttgttgttaCACTTGGAGGGTAAGAATggagcaggaatgttcctgcgcTACAAGGCTTAGCAGCCAAGTAAATTGGAATAATTctcttcccctttgggttcataaataccctcctgggttttagtattttctaaaataccctttatgTTCCCATTTCCTTGACTGTAAGCCTTGCAACAACAAAATTTCATCCGGCCAAAAACCAGAGAAGTACCAATTTTAGGAATCGGTTTATATCCTGGATTAGTAAAAAATGGTTAGAAACaatctttaaatttttaaaaaatccagaaaaatgaaaatacctaattttaaagaaatgattgacaaaataaaaaaacaaatttattaaaataaaaatgcacAGATCTTAGAAATAGTTTGCAAAACAATTTTTTGTGGATTTTTTGGTGAAACATTCCACCAAAAATCAAAGTACTTCTGATCTGAATCAGGTCGGATCGTCCAATATCAATATCGATTCCCATACCGTGACAATCTGATACTAatacctcaatccatggccacACTTGGCTAGTTTCTACTCAAAAGGTTTATTTTATTAGGACTCTTCCTATACCCTATGGTGGCGAGAGCCTCTGCAGTGggtatgtcttttttttttaaattgaatcatgaaagattttgattttgaatttttttttttgaaaaagaatgctaattgATGTGTCGGTCTTTTCGCGTTGGACTCTGTCTGGACATAAGTACACACCGAAGCACAACaccagttagcattcttttttttttttttacaaaagatTTACAAATCTTTGTGCTGCTTTCTTTGTAACATGTGACAAAACTAGTATGACTTTGAAGTGTTGGGGGGGAAGAATGTGTTGCTACTGGTAACGGACTTGGAAGTCTACCAAGAAGAGCTCTGGATTCTGGACAAGATGTACAGAGAGAAAGTGTTCAAACAAACATGGGATGATGGGTTCCAGTATGAAGCGGTGTGGATCCCAGTGATAGATCACAGCAATGTGGGGCCGTTCACAGAAGATAGCGAACAGATACACATCAGCAATGTGGGGCCGTCACTTAAAGCAGACGTCATATGTGTCTAATGTGGCTCGATCTAATGTATGGGCATTAGATTGGTTCAACCTAGCATGGGATAGatcaaagggtttgatttaacgcATTCCAGCTAATATGGAGGTTGATGGCGCTGTTAACGTATCGATCAAATACCTAACAATGTAAAAGCAATAAATTTGTTAAATAATTTTATGTTGTATAAAAAAAGTATCCACTAAATTTTAAATTCCACAAAGACTCCACTAGTGACAACTTGACAAAATCATATGAATAGATTATTATATTTAGgagcaagagatcgttgtttggTCATATAGCCCCTACATCAATAcaaggccaatgagagcatgtgcaGTGGTATTTTgtagataatttttttatttcatggggttATTATTCATTATTAGTTTAGAGAGAGATCCTTAATTTCTGTCCCTCTTTTTTTATGAAGAACAATTCAGAGCTGAATCAGAGATTAATAAACTATTTTATgccactggtgatctaactctGTGATTAGATTCTTGTATCATCAGTAACTCTCATCTCATTGTATAAAGTCAAAAATACCCATCTGAAAATTAATCAAATGTTATGATTGCCATGGCAAGCGAGACTCTCTTCACCTTCTTTGGATCCAATAATTCaatactaaaataaaatagggaGAAAATATGCCGCCTGCTATCGCAACACATGCTGCCCCTATATCCAGACACAAAGGCAAGTGTAATGACCATCACACCCCTTAGAATTGACAgataagatttaaaaaaaaaaaaaaaaaaaatttctaaatttGAAAATTAACAAACACAATTAATGAGTGGAACCAAATTTCCCATGAACAACCAAGCAAATCCAACAGCTCAAGTGAGGTATTGCGTATTGGTGATGTAATACTTGCCTTTTTTGGTATAAAGTTTTCTGTCTTGGACGGATCTTTATAGCCCCTAGTACCGGGGGTGATGCTGTGCGCATCATGTGGTGCAGTAGTGCTCATATATGTATGATAGGGTTCACTATGCACATCATGCACACATGGGCGCTTTGCACCGCACAATACACACTGCAGCAATTTCCCGTCTTGAACTTGAtctaattttataaattttggaACACCCTATAAAATGCCCATTTATAGTCTCACAGATTAGTGACAGGTAATCAAAGTGTTGTGCTTAATCATCCGTTTAACCTATAAAAAACGCACctttttagacccaaaaaaaaaaaccacctttTATGGTTTATAGTCTCAGATGGAGACAGCTAGTTTTGCGTCATAGTCAAACGAGTGGTCTATGGATCAGTTTATAATGGCGATGATTGTTGGTAGACAGAAGAGAAAGACAGCAGTTTGTCAATATTCAAGTTTCAAATTTACTATTTATGGCCAAGAGTTTGAGGCCCATAAATGATACAACATGAATTTGGTTCggtttaaatggtttgatttggtttggtttggtataGTTCATGATGAAATGGATAATAATTGAAACTGAATCAATTATTAATGCAACTCAAGTTTTCATATCGAAATTGATTAATAATGATTAATCGGTTTCCAATTATATGGTTTATGGAAAAAGATTGTCACGATGTAAGTGtgcaattgaaattaaaaaaaaaaaaaaacgtaagtGTGTAGATTCTTATGCACATATTCCCATATCCCCGTGGACCTCACATCCATTCTTCTCGTTAAAACTTTctatttgaagattcaatttcTCACCTTCCTCGTTGATAAGGAAATTGCAATTTGCCATTGTAGTGATCTCAGTCCCTATGGTTTGTTATTAGTTTTGATGGATGAGAACAATATTAAAAAGATGGAATCAGGAATTGAATCAGTCTTGGTTCTAATCAATTTCAATTCGGATTGGATTGGAATCCGACTGAATTATTCAACATTAGCCTTGAAATCGACATATTTTAGGCATAAAGTATTTTCACGCCAGACGAATACTATTCTATTCTTAAAACCTTGAATAGAAATATAATGATGACACAAGAGTCTAATCAAGTGGTTACTTGGATTTAGGTCCTCTGTAGCGCCACACAATGTGTAGCGCATCATCTGACGGTCCTATGTGTTGGGCTGTGTACCCATGCGCTACAGACTGTCGGATGTATGCTACACACTGTGTCACGCTACAAAGGAGCCCCACGTGTGGTTACTCTGCTCAAAGAGAATTTATTCTTTCTAGTTGAAATAAAACTTTTGCCTTTATTTTGGTGGTTCATACTTAATTTTAGTCAAGGTTCAAATAAAtagaagggaaaaagttctttgtccgggagtgtgccctacgccagcactcccatgagtctatctctttcctccccatcttaaaagacacctctacccctttattttaaggaagagagagatagacacatgaaagTGCTGGCGCGTAGATcacactcccgtacaaaaaactgcttccccaAATAGAATTACCTACCCTATCGGACTTGCCAAGCCCGATGTGATTGATTTGATTACAATTCACTTACATGATTtggacagttttttttttgtttctctcttctaaACTGATTTATTTGGTTTAATAGATTTAATCCGGTTTAATTCATTTTAAATACTTATAAAAGAGTTAGATTATTTGAAGATTTATTggttcaaaattaaaatgtaactaattaatttttataatatgttaaataaaaactaataaatcAACCAAATAAGAACTGAATGATGGGTTTATTTTTAACGGTTCGATTCGTTTTCGATAAACGTTTTAGGGGAAAGACGAGGAGATGCGGGGAAGAGCCGAAGAGGCGCAATGCGCAATAGGTATATCGAAACATTGAGTCGTTAAGCAAGCGCGTACATACGTGCTTCCCATGCGATCATGGCGTCCTGCACGCCGTCCGTGTGGTTCTCTCTGCTTGCGCGCCTACCTCAACCTTTGGTTTCTATTTAAATGCAAACGACCTCCCCTCGTCAAACTCTGCTCTTGTGGCCAAAAGGCGTGGCCGGCAGGACTCGCTTCTTCCCCCTGTCTCTTTTCCGGTGAACTGCCATGGAAGCCGCCCGAAGGAGACCGGAGAAAACTCCGACTCTGGAAGGGCCTGGGCCTCATCAGCAGCGGCAACTTCATCACTCTTCGACGACGAAGAAAACTGTGGATCATCATACTCATACTCATCCCCCGACCCCAAAAGCTTCAGATGCTCTTcccctccctctctatctcaCCAATGGAATCTTCTTTACTCTCTTCTTCGCCGTTGCTTACTTCCTCCTCCATCGCTGGCGTGACAAGATCCGCACTTCCACCCCTCTTCATGTCGTAACCCTTTCTGAGATCGCCGCCATAGTCTCTCTCATCGCTTCCTTCATTTACCTTCTCGGCTTCTTTGGCATCGATTTCGTTCAATCCTTCATCACCCGTGCATCCCATGAGGCTTGGGATGTCGACGACGAGAATGAGCAGTTCCTCATCGAAGAAAATACTCGCCGTGGACCTTGCCCTGCTGCCTTGGATTGCCCAATCCCTCCTCCCATCGCTGCTCCTGCTCTCAAGATTGTCGATCCGGCACTCATTATCACGCCGATGCCTGAAGAAGACGAGGATATCATCAAATCGGTTGTTGATGGAACAATTCCCTCTTACTCTCTCGAATCAAAGCTCGGGGATTGCAAACGTGCAGCGACAATTCGCCGTGAGGCTCTGCAGAGAATGATGGGGAGATCGCTTGATGGATTGCCACTGGAAGGGTTCGACTACGCTTCCATTTTGGGGCAATGCTGTGAGATGCCCGTTGGGTATATTCAGATTCCTGTGGGAGTCGCAGGCCCTCTGTTGCTTGACGGAAGGGAGTTTACGGTGCCTATGGCCACCACGGAGGGTTGCTTGGTGGCTAGTACTAACAGGGGTTGTAAGGCCATTTACGCATCTGGTGGTGCCACCAGCGTGTTACTCAGAGATGCGATGACTAGGGCGCCGGTTGTGAGGTTCGGCTCCGCGAAACGTGCTGCAGAGTTGAAATTCTATCTGGAAAATCCTGTCAATTTCGAGACTTTGGAGGTCATTTTCAACAAGTAAGTTAACTTCTCCATTCGATTTTGGATTGTTCTTTTATCTTTAAACTTTCTACTTATAAATTttagatgtcattttgtattaaTATGTTCGTCTCTGTTtacttttcttctatttctttatcCTGTTTTCCATTGAAAGAGGGAAAACCTTTATTGAGAAATGTTCAACCTTTTCTCTCTAATTTGTTGATTTGGTCTTGTTTTCATTACATTTAGAAATATAACACACAGTGCTtggctttgatttcttcttataTGTTAGGTCTTACATGCCCATTTGGTTCGAGTTCATTTGGAAATTAGGGTTCAGAGTTCTTGGATCTTGACCTATGTCAATATAATTCTTGTTAATCCTCTTGGTTGCAGATCCAGCAGATTCGCTAGGCTTCAAAGCATCAAATGTGCAATGGCTGGGAAGAACCTTTACGTGAGATTTAGCTGCAGTACTGGCGATGCTATGGGAATGAATATGGTGTCAAAAGGCGTCCAGAATGTCCTTGACTACCTTCAGAATGATTTCCCTGACCTGGATGTCATGGGGATCTCTGGTTAGATACTTATCCCTGTCTTCTCGTTAAAAGCACCTGAGGCtcatagaataaaaaaaagtctGGTTAAATTTCATAACTATGCAAATTTGAGTGACACTTTCTTTAAAACATTAACTAATGTGATGAGAGCATTGGATATATGTCCTTCGGAATCAAGATTCATTGAGTTCTGTAAATTCCTGCAGCTGTAGTTCTTCTGTGCACTTTTTATAAGTGTTTTTGTAACTAGGACTCCTCTCAATATCTATGAGAGGAGTAAGAAATGCTTTATCATCCTTCTCACATCCATAACTGGCTATTCAGTCTATcatcttttgttgattttttttttgttctaaattGTTCAGGAAATTTCTGTTCGGACAAGAAGCCAGCTGCAGTGAACTGGATTGAGGGACGTGGTAAATCTGTAGTCTGTGAGGCAAttatcaaggaagaggtggtAAGGAAGGTACTCAAGACCAGTGTCTCTGCACTCGTAGAGCTTAACATGCTCAAGAACCTCGCTGGATCGGCAATGGCTGGTGCTCTAGGTGGGTTCAATGCACATGCAAGCAACATAGTCTCTGCTATCTACATAGCAACTGGCCAAGATCCGGCCCAGAATGTAGAGAGCTCTCATTGCATCACCATGATGGAACCCATTAACGATGGAAAGGATCTTCACATCTCTGTAACCATGCCTTCCATTGAGGTACCTGGTCATTCCCAATTGCTACTActcaattagtgaaattttatACAAGCAAAGTTAATGACAGCCATTAGAGTTGTAGCATTTTTTGGTCCTGTCTTTAACCACTTTGATTACCCTCATTACCATTATAAATCGAAagattccttccttccttttttttttttaatttttattttgatgaaaGATGAGAAAAATGCCTTTGTTAAAGAATTAGATGGAATCTGAAgtagtattctttttcttttcttgtactGTTCTGTTACAGGTGGGTACAGTTGGTGGTGGGACACAACTTGCATCTCAATCGGCTTGTCTTAACTTACTTGGTGTGAAGGGTGCAAACAGAGATTCACCAGGATCAAATGCGAGGCTTTTGGCCACCATTGTAGCTGGCTCTGTGCTCGCTGGGGAGCTATCCCTCATGTCTGCACTCGCAGCTGGTCAGCTTGTTCAGAGTCACATGAAGTACAACAGATCAAGCAAAGACATGTCCAAAGCTGCCTCTTAAGACTAGTGCGAAAGAAAGCTTGCTTTAACAGGACAAGAACCATACTGATGAAATGATGGAGACAGATTCATAGAATTTTTTAGTGGATGggcaaaaattaaaaaacaaaaaaagggttggaggggattttcttttcttttctttctttgtttttttattttaaatctcAGGGTTGGACTTGgcttgaaaaagaaaacccGAGTTAGTTTCTATTCTTTGAATTGTTTTTCTTTCAGACCGTGTGAATTTGTTCTCTTTGATGACCAAcccaggagagagagagaagggaggggGGCCGGGGGAGAAAGGGTGAATTATATATGTACAGTGGGAAAGGcatgaaggaaagagaaagggggTTGGGGCGGGTGGAGGTAACAAAGTTTTCAGGATGGCAAAGCGGCCAAGTAGCACTTGAGCGGTTGGTTGTTTTGTTTGTATCCTGTCAAAGGCCGGTATCTCTATGTACCCAAATTGTACTATTTGTTTTCAGCTTATATCTAGAAAGCATCTAAGAAGGGATTTCGTGGTTATTTATAGGTGATTCTTCAATTCTATTTCCTCTTCTGCCAAGCTTCATATCTCTTTAATTCCATTTCCTCTTCTGCCAAGCTTCGTATCTCTTTAATTCCATTGAGAATTCTTGGCCTTAACACAGGAGTGCATGAAATTATTGTTTTGTCCCTGTGAAATCAATAAAACTTATCCTTATTGATGATCCTGTGCGATGCACTTCCTCGTAGGGTGGGGGTTATGTGTCTAGGGAGGAGCATGTAAAATTACTGCCCTGCCCttgtgaaataataaaaaaaatctcatccatattaATGTCTGTCCTTGTGTTTTTCATTGGTTTGCACCGGTGTAGGGTCATGCGTTGGGTTTTTTTTAGAAAGAGGGATGTATATTGCTCATTtctgtaataagagatacgaGAGTTATATGTATACCAAAACTATATATTTGAGATTAAGGTTTCCTATTGATAGCATTGTCGAAGATGGGGTTATAGATGTACTCTTATATATAATCAAATGAGAGGAGTGTTCCGAAAACAATGCCCATAATGGCGATTTGCAcaagaaaaacgaaaatagaaaGAGCACATAACATACAACACAGAGATTTTcttggttcacccccaagatggaagctacatccacggtcgagcagtagaacaggtttcattattttttctctGAAAATATTACAATCCCTCGTAatcctatctcaaagagataagaacattatatatagggaaaccctaaccccagaaagtacacaAAGTGCCCTGGcccaaaattgcaaaaaaaacAAGGCCGagccaaaacataacatatggctcaaaagtactcatttcgaagatctcaaTGAGTCCTCCAAAGgtctcaaccgcactttctAGACCAAATCAGGTTTCACCAACAACTAGGAGGAATGGATAAAGGATAAAAGGGGGGATTTTCCTTCACCTTGTGACGAAGGAAAAGGATCACCATCAATGGTTGTCCTAGTGTCCCTACACAGAAgtgtcaaataagagatcatgagttcaaaccaccttgggacCTATCCCCATCCTCTATTCACACTCCCCCTTTATTAAAGCTCTTCAATTCCAAAAATAATATCCCTAGACTGTAGGGGGATCCCCTATAGAAGCCATCCTACACCTTCGATCTCCATCGTGGATTCGTGGGTGTGAGAAAACTCAATTCTTGAAACGTAAAAtgatttaaaaatcaatttttataaGAAATAAAGTTAAAACCTTCACCCATCAATGTGTATTGATCGAGATTGATACTAATACTAATTACTTAAACcattattggatgtgtggatctTAAACACATGAGAGTGTTAATGTAGGCCACCTCCCagagagttctttttcccatatgatAAACCTGAGAGTGGTTAAAGCGTTTTATTAGTTGTAGTGTATTCTAGTGCTAGTGTGACCGTCCACAACCACAGGTCCACTTTCCAgctaaaaaaatttacaaaagagGAATCTAGAAGGGTCTCCCAGCCTCTACTTCCCCTTGCCTGTCGGCCCTGCAACTTGAacgaccccaaaaaaaaaacaaaaaggagcgGTCCCTTCCGACGAAGTTGCTCAAGTTGCATTTAATATTTAggtgtattattattattactattatttgGATGAGGGATTCACGCACTTATGCACTTTACGTTTGTTGAAGTCTCACAAGTCAATGAGAACACGGAAGAGGAGTGACTTATGATTCATATTTTTTCACATGGTTGGAGACGAAAAGGAACGtattattttaaaattcaaatcgACAAGTAAGATCACCTTCCATTGATTTAATTTGGATGGATAGGAATAGGCCAGAAATTGACTGGAATTGGAAGAATAGTTTGGGACCTTAGATATGGAATTTGGATCATACATCTTtggttttttgagttttttatttaaaagtcTAATAGATCTAGGCATCTAGCTAGAAAAGGGGATTTCATTGCTCTTTTACACTTTTAGAATAGTCCccttgataaaaataaaaaaaaaaatttatataaataAGATGATGGTGATCTCTAAGTAATATGTAAATTGGAGGAAGAAAcaatgagaaatttttttttttttttttttttttttggggggggggtgggggttgggggatGTTCTGTGCACTGGGGTGAGCGAAATGACTGGCCCATCCCTCTGAATGATCAAAGTGATGCGTCTGTCCCGCTTCATGTGTCTAGACGCAGCCTGCGTCTCGTGCACTCTCGACAAAAAACATCGTCCCTTTTTTtctaagggaaaaagaattgcCACAACACTAGTGTGCAGGAATACATTGCACCCATGGACCCAATACTTTCTCTCCTTGTTGTAACAAATGTGTAAATTCCATAGAGGGGGTGAAATAACTACCTTGCCCTTGATGAAATACGTAAATTCcaccctattgatgcttccatgTGTGCTTCCATTGACCAATATTACGCACACACGTTCCACCATGGAGAACTCTTCCATCTCCCCCActctcaaaaaacaaaaaaaacaaaaattgatgCACTCAAATGGCATGAAAGATATTAGGGATGTCTACGGGCCAGGTTGGGCTtgcctaaaccctagcccaaccctaaggtCTTTTAACTCAGACCAGGCCCTACAAGGGCCTAACACAAACCTTCGACTGGCCCG
This window harbors:
- the LOC122661473 gene encoding 3-hydroxy-3-methylglutaryl-coenzyme A reductase 1-like codes for the protein MEAARRRPEKTPTLEGPGPHQQRQLHHSSTTKKTVDHHTHTHPPTPKASDALPLPLYLTNGIFFTLFFAVAYFLLHRWRDKIRTSTPLHVVTLSEIAAIVSLIASFIYLLGFFGIDFVQSFITRASHEAWDVDDENEQFLIEENTRRGPCPAALDCPIPPPIAAPALKIVDPALIITPMPEEDEDIIKSVVDGTIPSYSLESKLGDCKRAATIRREALQRMMGRSLDGLPLEGFDYASILGQCCEMPVGYIQIPVGVAGPLLLDGREFTVPMATTEGCLVASTNRGCKAIYASGGATSVLLRDAMTRAPVVRFGSAKRAAELKFYLENPVNFETLEVIFNKSSRFARLQSIKCAMAGKNLYVRFSCSTGDAMGMNMVSKGVQNVLDYLQNDFPDLDVMGISGNFCSDKKPAAVNWIEGRGKSVVCEAIIKEEVVRKVLKTSVSALVELNMLKNLAGSAMAGALGGFNAHASNIVSAIYIATGQDPAQNVESSHCITMMEPINDGKDLHISVTMPSIEVGTVGGGTQLASQSACLNLLGVKGANRDSPGSNARLLATIVAGSVLAGELSLMSALAAGQLVQSHMKYNRSSKDMSKAAS